A stretch of the Musa acuminata AAA Group cultivar baxijiao chromosome BXJ2-7, Cavendish_Baxijiao_AAA, whole genome shotgun sequence genome encodes the following:
- the LOC103990610 gene encoding cyclin-dependent kinase F-4 isoform X1 — protein sequence MERYRVAKEVGDGTFGTVWQAINKQSGEVVAIKKMKIKYYSWEECLNLREVKSLRRLNHPNIIKLKEVIRENDTLYLVFEYMECNLYQLMKKRGKPFTEVEIRNWCFQIFQALAYMHQRGYFHRDLKPENILVTKNILKIADFGLAREASSKPPFTEYVSTRWYRAPEVLLQSSVYDFAVDMWAMGAIIAELFTLCPLFPGSSEADEIYKICSVIGPPNRNSWAKGLQLADAIKFQFPQLASVPLSLLIPSASQDAVNLISSLCSWDPSRRPTSVEVLQHSFFQPCFYIPPSPRVRLSVGAPKTSPSVIMKGVLESEAARRYSLEVLSNARMSSNLSFTNVNESSRTGVQRNIKMSHQENKNERFDTNDIKPYRHQPAARNTPGYSRMTCNVVEKLAHLTVSPNRDSHIAGKAPNLNLRPAREPSQLVTQPPALKSGIWHGRTALLGRPNDIPAARYYHARKVAG from the exons ATGGAAAG GTACAGGGTAGCCAAGGAAGTCGGAGATGGAACCTTTGGGACTGTTTGGCAAGCAATAAACAAACAAAGTGGTGAAGTG GTTGCTATCAAGAAAATGAAAATAAAGTACTACTCTTGGGAAGAATGCTTAAATCTCCGGGAAGTTAAG TCTCTGCGAAGGCTGAACCATCCGAATATCATCAAGCTCAAGGAAGTCATTAGAGAGAATGATACGTTGTACCTAGTGTTCGAGTACATG GAGTGCAATCTTTATCAACTTATGAAAAAAAGGGGCAAGCCCTTCACAGAGGTTGAAATCCGGAATTGGTGCTTTCAGATATTTCAAGCTCTGGCTTATATGCACCAACGTGGTTATTTCCATCGTGATCTGAAGCCTG AGAACATACTGGTAACAAAGAACATTCTAAAGATAGCAGATTTTGGCCTTGCTCGTGAAGCCTCTTCAAAGCCACCATTCACAGAATATGTCTCCACACGCTG GTACCGAGCCCCAGAAGTTTTGCTTCAATCTTCTGTTTATGATTTTGCAGTTG ATATGTGGGCAATGGGAGCTATCATCGCTGAGCTTTTCACACTCTGTCCCCTTTTTCCTGGATCGAG TGAGGCAGATGAGATCTACAAAATTTGCAGCGTCATTGGACCTCCTAATAGGAACTCCTGGGCTAAAGGATTGCAACTTGCAGATGCTATTAAATTTCAGTTCCCACAG TTAGCGAGTGTTCCTCTTTCTCTGCTAATTCCTTCAGCCAGCCAGGATGCAGTAAACCTCATCTCG TCTCTTTGTTCTTGGGATCCCAGTAGAAGGCCCACATCTGTAGAGGTCCTTCAACATTCTTTCTTCCAG CCGTGCTTCTACATCCCACCATCCCCTCGTGTTAGGTTATCAGTGGGAGCACCAAAAACATCTCCATCtg TTATCATGAAAGGAGTTTTAGAATCAGAGGCTGCTAGAAGATATTCTCTGGAAGTTTTGTCCAATGCAAGAATGTCGAGCAATTTATCATTTACAAATGTAAATGAGTCCTCAAGGACag GTGTTCAAAGGAATATCAAGATGAGTCACCAG GAAAACAAGAATGAAAGATTTGATACAAATGATATTAAACCATATAGACATCAACCAGCTGCAAGAAACACTCCTG GATATTCCCGAATGACTTGTAATGTGGTTGAGAAACTGGCTCACTTGACGGTGAGTCCAAACAGAGATTCACATATTGCTGGGAAAGCACCAAATCTGAACCTGCGTCCAGCGAGGGAGCCATCTCAGCTAGTGACACAGCCTCCTGCCTTGAAATCTGGTATATGGCACGGGCGCACTGCTTTACTTGGCCGACCTAATGATATTCCAGCAGCTCGATACTACCATGCAAGAAAAGTTGCAGGCTAA
- the LOC103990610 gene encoding cyclin-dependent kinase F-4 isoform X2, which yields MKIKYYSWEECLNLREVKSLRRLNHPNIIKLKEVIRENDTLYLVFEYMECNLYQLMKKRGKPFTEVEIRNWCFQIFQALAYMHQRGYFHRDLKPENILVTKNILKIADFGLAREASSKPPFTEYVSTRWYRAPEVLLQSSVYDFAVDMWAMGAIIAELFTLCPLFPGSSEADEIYKICSVIGPPNRNSWAKGLQLADAIKFQFPQLASVPLSLLIPSASQDAVNLISSLCSWDPSRRPTSVEVLQHSFFQPCFYIPPSPRVRLSVGAPKTSPSVIMKGVLESEAARRYSLEVLSNARMSSNLSFTNVNESSRTGVQRNIKMSHQENKNERFDTNDIKPYRHQPAARNTPGYSRMTCNVVEKLAHLTVSPNRDSHIAGKAPNLNLRPAREPSQLVTQPPALKSGIWHGRTALLGRPNDIPAARYYHARKVAG from the exons ATGAAAATAAAGTACTACTCTTGGGAAGAATGCTTAAATCTCCGGGAAGTTAAG TCTCTGCGAAGGCTGAACCATCCGAATATCATCAAGCTCAAGGAAGTCATTAGAGAGAATGATACGTTGTACCTAGTGTTCGAGTACATG GAGTGCAATCTTTATCAACTTATGAAAAAAAGGGGCAAGCCCTTCACAGAGGTTGAAATCCGGAATTGGTGCTTTCAGATATTTCAAGCTCTGGCTTATATGCACCAACGTGGTTATTTCCATCGTGATCTGAAGCCTG AGAACATACTGGTAACAAAGAACATTCTAAAGATAGCAGATTTTGGCCTTGCTCGTGAAGCCTCTTCAAAGCCACCATTCACAGAATATGTCTCCACACGCTG GTACCGAGCCCCAGAAGTTTTGCTTCAATCTTCTGTTTATGATTTTGCAGTTG ATATGTGGGCAATGGGAGCTATCATCGCTGAGCTTTTCACACTCTGTCCCCTTTTTCCTGGATCGAG TGAGGCAGATGAGATCTACAAAATTTGCAGCGTCATTGGACCTCCTAATAGGAACTCCTGGGCTAAAGGATTGCAACTTGCAGATGCTATTAAATTTCAGTTCCCACAG TTAGCGAGTGTTCCTCTTTCTCTGCTAATTCCTTCAGCCAGCCAGGATGCAGTAAACCTCATCTCG TCTCTTTGTTCTTGGGATCCCAGTAGAAGGCCCACATCTGTAGAGGTCCTTCAACATTCTTTCTTCCAG CCGTGCTTCTACATCCCACCATCCCCTCGTGTTAGGTTATCAGTGGGAGCACCAAAAACATCTCCATCtg TTATCATGAAAGGAGTTTTAGAATCAGAGGCTGCTAGAAGATATTCTCTGGAAGTTTTGTCCAATGCAAGAATGTCGAGCAATTTATCATTTACAAATGTAAATGAGTCCTCAAGGACag GTGTTCAAAGGAATATCAAGATGAGTCACCAG GAAAACAAGAATGAAAGATTTGATACAAATGATATTAAACCATATAGACATCAACCAGCTGCAAGAAACACTCCTG GATATTCCCGAATGACTTGTAATGTGGTTGAGAAACTGGCTCACTTGACGGTGAGTCCAAACAGAGATTCACATATTGCTGGGAAAGCACCAAATCTGAACCTGCGTCCAGCGAGGGAGCCATCTCAGCTAGTGACACAGCCTCCTGCCTTGAAATCTGGTATATGGCACGGGCGCACTGCTTTACTTGGCCGACCTAATGATATTCCAGCAGCTCGATACTACCATGCAAGAAAAGTTGCAGGCTAA
- the LOC135616694 gene encoding MOB kinase activator-like 1A: MSLFGLGRNQRTFRPKKSAPSGSKGAQLRKHIDATLGSGNLREAVRLPPGEDLNEWLAVNTVDFFNQVNLLYGTLAEFCTPENCPTMTAGPKYEYRWADGVQIKKPIEVSAPKYVEYLMEWIEVQLDDESIFPQKLGTPFPPNFKEVVKTIFKRLFRVYAHIYHSHFQKIVSLKEEAHLNTCFKHFILFTYEFGLIDKKELAPLQELIESINVPY; this comes from the exons ATGAGCCTCTTCGGTCTCGGAAG GAACCAGAGGACATTTCGGCCTAAAAAGAGTGCACCATCTGGCAGTAAG GGTGCCCAACTCCGGAAACACATTGATGCAACTCTGGGTAGTGGAAACCTAAGGGAAGCAGTAAGACTCCCACCTGGGGAGGATTTGAATGAGTGGCTTGCAGTCAATA CTGTTGATTTCTTCAATCAGGTGAATCTGCTTTATGGCACACTAGCAGAATTCTGCACACCTGAGAATTGTCCTACAATGACCGCAGGTCCAAA GTATGAGTATCGATGGGCAGACGGTGTACAAATAAAGAAGCCTATTGAAGTCTCAGCACCAAAGTACGTGGAGTACTTGATGGAATGGATTGAAGTTCAGCTTGATGATGAGTCTATATTTCCTCAAAAGCTAG GTACACCTTTCCCTCCAAACTTTAAAGAAGTTGTAAAGACAATATTCAAGCGCTTGTTCCGCGTCTATGCCCACATATACCACTCACATTTTCAGAAGATTGTCAGCCTCAAGGAAGAGGCGCATCTTAATACGTGCTTCAAGCATTTCATTCTTTTCACTTAT GAGTTTGGCTTGATCGACAAGAAGGAACTTGCCCCACTTCAGGAGCTGATAGAATCCATCAATGTTCCATATTAA
- the LOC135581916 gene encoding trihelix transcription factor GT-3b-like — protein MMHGGGGGGDGGYVGRMAMVAGIPLQVNPAPAAEMLDTSGGAGVPQPPQPRLRVKEEKVPQWSQQETRDLIAIRAELERDLAVARRSRTLWEAVAARMRERGHRRTSDQCKCKWKNLVNRYKAADPADGRQCPFFEELNAVFLERAKNTQRLLLESESIASPSKKKLKRLSGDRSSSDEFPEDDEDENGSDEERLTRSRKKKADSSRGGQRAAGIRELLQEFLQQQRRMELRWQDTVERRAQERRALEHEWRLSMEKLERDRLLLEQAWREREEQRRMREESRAEKRDALLTTLLNKLIQDDDL, from the exons ATGAtgcacggaggaggaggaggtggtgacggTGGCTACGTCGGGCggatggcgatggtggcgggaatCCCACTGCAGGTAAACCCGGCGCCGGCGGCGGAGATGTTGGACACGAGCGGCGGGGCAGGGGTACCGCAACCGCCTCAGCCGCGGCTGAGGGTGAAGGAGGAGAAGGTGCCGCAGTGGAGCCAGCAGGAGACGCGGGATCTCATCGCGATCAGGGCCGAGCTGGAGCGCGACCTCGCGGTGGCGCGGCGTAGCAGGACGCTGTGGGAGGCGGTGGCCGCCAGGATGCGGGAGCGCGGCCACCGCAGGACGTCGGACCAGTGCAAGTGCAAGTGGAAGAACCTCGTCAACCGCTACAAG GCCGCTGATCCCGCAGACGGCCGGCAATGCCCCTTTTTCGAGGAGCTGAATGCGGTGTTCTTGGAACGGGCGAAGAACACGCAGCGGCTCCTCTTGGAATCGGAGTCCATCGCCTCCCCGTCGAAGAAGAAGCTGAAGAGGCTTAGCGGGGATCGATCCTCCTCGGACGAGTTCCCGGAGGATGACGAGGACGAGAACGGCAGCGACGAGGAGCGCCTCACGAGGAGCAGAAAGAAAAAGGCCGACAGCAGCAGAGGGGGACAGAGGGCGGCCGGCATCCGGGAGCTGCTGCAGGAGTTcctgcagcagcagcggcggatgGAGCTGCGGTGGCAGGACACGGTGGAGCGGCGGGCGCAGGAGCGGCGAGCTCTGGAGCATGAGTGGCGGCTGTCGATGGAGAAGCTGGAGAGGGACCGGCTGCTGCTGGAGCAGGCGTGGCGGGAGCGGGAGGAGCAGCGGAGGATGAGGGAGGAGAGCCGGGCGGAGAAGAGGGACGCCCTCCTCACCACTCTGCTCAATAAGCTCATCCAAGATGATGATCTCTGA
- the LOC103990606 gene encoding syntaxin-22, whose protein sequence is MSFQDLESGRPLIGRRDLANGRQDPTQAVAAGLFQITTAVRNFERLVNTIGTPKDTPELREKLHNARLQIGQLVKDTSAKLKQASETDHRVEVSASKKVADAKLAKDFQNILKEFQKLQRLSAERETAYAPLVPQTVLPSSYAATEADSNSNKALEQRAVLAESRRQEVVLLDNEIVFNEAIIEEREQGIQEIQQQIGQVNEIFKDLAVLVHDQGAVIDDINSHIENSYAATAQGKTQLKNAAKTQKSNSSLMCLLLVIFGIILLIVIIIIAA, encoded by the exons ATGAGCTTCCAGGATCTGGAGTCGGGGCGGCCGCTCATCGGGCGGAGGGATCTGGCGAACGGGCGGCAAGATCCTACGCAGGCCGTCGCGGCTGGGCTCTTTCAGATCACCACGGCCGTCCGTAACTTCGAGCGCCTCGTCAATACGATCGGCACCCCCAAGGACACCCCCGAGCTCCGCGAGAAGCT GCACAATGCAAGGCTACAAATTGGACAGCTAGTTAAAGATACTTCTGCGAAACTTAAACAAGCTAGTGAAACAGATCATCGTGTTGAAGTTAGT GCAAGCAAAAAAGTAGCTGATGCAAAACTTGCAAAGGATTTTCAAAATATTCTGAAAGAGTTCCAGAAACTTCAAAGGCTTTCAGCTGAGAGAGAAACTGCATATGCCCCATTGGTTCCCCAAACAGTTCTTCCTTCCAG TTATGCTGCTACTGAAGCTGATTCCAATTCCAACAAGGCGCTTGAGCAACGTGCTGTACTTGCGGAGTCTAGAAG GCAAGAGGTGGTGTTGTTGGATAATGAGATTGTTTTCAATGAGGCAATTATCGAGGAGAGAGAACAGGGCATTCAAGAGATTCAGCAGCAGATAGGCCAAGTGAATGAAATATTTAAGGACCTTGCGGTGTTGGTTCATGATCAAGGAGCTGTAATTG ATGACATTAACTCCCACATCGAGAACTCTTACGCAGCAACTGCACAAGGAAAAACTCAACTCAAAAACGCAGCAAAAACACAAAAATCAAATTCATCCTTG ATGTGCTTGCTTTTGGTGATTTTTGGGATTATCCTACTCATTGTGATCATAATCATTGCAGCATAA
- the LOC103990605 gene encoding uncharacterized protein LOC103990605, with protein MPAFVPATPQQTSWAVWLAAIVCAVLAIAVIIAGIVVFAIYIIYQPKMPYIKVAYAQLSKLVYDQSGLLEIEMVLNLVAENDNKKAHASFSDLSFLLQFHRIDVAALRADPFDVAKNSSLELDYHFPSSPIPLDQAAMETMDVALKRGVVSFDLSGHARTRWRVGIFLSVKFRTSLSCELRFFWPNGSAVNLDCSSKSP; from the coding sequence ATGCCAGCGTTCGTTCCTGCCACGCCGCAGCAGACCAGTTGGGCAGTCTGGCTAGCTGCGATCGTGTGTGCCGTCCTAGCAATAGCCGTGATCATCGCCGGCATCGTCGTGTTCGCCATCTACATTATCTACCAGCCCAAGATGCCATACATCAAGGTCGCCTACGCACAGCTCAGCAAGCTCGTCTACGACCAATCGGGGCTTCTCGAGATCGAGATGGTACTGAATCTGGTGGCAGAGAACGACAACAAAAAGGCCCACGCCAGCTTCTCCGACCTGAGCTTCCTCCTCCAGTTCCATAGGATCGACGTCGCGGCGCTGCGGGCCGACCCGTTCGACGTCGCCAAGAACAGCTCGTTGGAGCTCGATTACCACTTCCCGTCGTCGCCGATCCCGCTGGACCAGGCGGCCATGGAGACCATGGACGTGGCGCTGAAGCGGGGCGTCGTGTCGTTCGACCTCAGCGGGCATGCTAGGACACGGTGGAGGGTGGGGATCTTTCTCTCCGTCAAGTTCCGGACGTCCCTCTCGTGCGAGCTCCGGTTCTTCTGGCCGAACGGGAGCGCCGTCAACTTGGACTGCAGCTCGAAATCCCCCTGA